From Streptomyces durmitorensis, a single genomic window includes:
- the narJ gene encoding nitrate reductase molybdenum cofactor assembly chaperone codes for MSDHAVLYQAAAHCLSYPDAEFRELLPQLTAAAPQLESFLAHAAAADPSELAAHYVQVFDFKNRHSLYLSWWRDGDTRRRGMALVRFKEVYREHGMEFTGEELPDFLPAVLEFSAHAGPVLLEEHRPGLELLRLALTDFGTPYAPVLDAVCATLPGPSPKDRAEAQALARSGPPREDVGLEPFALIGEH; via the coding sequence GTGAGCGACCATGCCGTGCTCTATCAGGCAGCCGCGCACTGCCTGTCCTACCCGGACGCGGAGTTCCGCGAGCTGCTGCCCCAACTGACAGCTGCCGCACCCCAGTTGGAGAGCTTCCTGGCGCACGCCGCCGCGGCGGACCCGTCCGAACTCGCCGCGCACTACGTCCAGGTCTTCGACTTCAAGAACCGCCACAGCCTCTACCTGAGCTGGTGGCGCGACGGCGACACACGGCGGCGCGGAATGGCCCTGGTCCGGTTCAAGGAGGTCTACCGCGAGCACGGCATGGAGTTCACCGGCGAGGAACTGCCGGACTTCCTGCCCGCGGTCCTGGAGTTCTCCGCGCACGCGGGCCCCGTCCTCCTGGAGGAGCACAGGCCGGGCCTGGAGCTGCTGCGCCTCGCCCTCACTGATTTCGGCACCCCGTACGCGCCCGTCCTCGACGCGGTGTGCGCGACGCTGCCGGGACCTTCGCCGAAGGACCGGGCCGAGGCGCAGGCGCTCGCCCGGTCGGGGCCCCCGCGGGAGGACGTCGGCCTTGAACCCTTCGCACTGATCGGGGAGCACTGA
- a CDS encoding class I SAM-dependent methyltransferase, with translation MLDYGKEADRYDASRGGEPRADAAAAAVLGLLAPGTGTLLDVACGTGLVTRRLAGAGLRVTGVDAAYNMARMASGRLPGAIVLGDSRRLPFPDASFDAVSAVWLLHLLSGPDEAAAVAAECARVLRPGGVFVTTVDKAAAHDVGSDIDAVLAPRPVRKAVDRAQAVEAYATAQGLTPAGGARFRGHGQGRTPRSTVDDIHRGWFTQIPPDGPQAARLAAGLAALPDQEVPRPDPRFTLRSFRRPPAG, from the coding sequence ATGCTGGACTACGGCAAGGAAGCCGACCGCTATGACGCCTCGCGCGGCGGCGAGCCGCGCGCCGACGCCGCTGCCGCCGCGGTCCTCGGCCTGCTGGCGCCGGGCACCGGCACCCTCCTGGACGTGGCCTGCGGCACGGGCCTGGTCACCCGGCGCCTCGCCGGGGCGGGCCTGCGGGTGACCGGGGTCGACGCGGCGTACAACATGGCGCGCATGGCGTCGGGGCGGCTGCCGGGCGCCATTGTCCTGGGCGACAGCCGCCGGCTTCCCTTCCCCGACGCCTCGTTCGACGCGGTGTCCGCGGTGTGGCTGCTGCATCTGCTCTCCGGCCCCGACGAGGCGGCGGCGGTCGCCGCCGAGTGCGCCCGGGTGCTGCGGCCCGGCGGCGTGTTCGTCACGACCGTCGACAAGGCCGCCGCGCACGACGTGGGCAGCGACATCGACGCCGTGCTCGCCCCGCGCCCGGTCCGCAAGGCGGTCGACCGCGCCCAGGCGGTCGAGGCGTACGCGACCGCGCAGGGTCTGACACCGGCGGGCGGAGCCCGGTTCCGCGGCCACGGCCAGGGCCGCACGCCCCGCTCCACGGTCGACGACATCCACCGGGGGTGGTTCACCCAGATCCCGCCCGACGGCCCGCAGGCCGCACGGCTCGCGGCGGGGCTCGCGGCCCTGCCCGACCAGGAGGTGCCGCGCCCCGACCCGCGGTTCACGCTGAGGTCGTTCCGGAGGCCGCCCGCCGGGTGA
- the narH gene encoding nitrate reductase subunit beta, translating to MAQIAMVMNLDKCIGCHTCSVTCKQAWTNRDGMEYVWFNNVETRPGQGYPRRYEDQEKWRGGWELNKRGALKLKNGGRIKALLEIFSNPKLPEIKDYYEPWTYEYKNLTDAPLGDDYPVAEPRSLISGKPMKIEWSSNWDDNLGGATEYGDLDPMVAKTREKAAEKVKFAFEQTFMFYLPRICEHCLNPACVASCPSGAMYKREEDGIVLVDQDSCRGWRKCVTGCPYKKVYFNHRTGKAEKCTMCYPRLEVGLPTVCSETCVGRLRYLGVILYDADKVTEAASVKDDKALYEAQLGVFLDPDDPEVRREAEKAGIGHDWVEAARRSPVHALISKYQVALPLHPEYRTMPMVWYIPPLSPVVDALSETGHDGEDLDNLFGAIDTLRIPLEYLAEIFTAGDVGPVRASLEKLAAMRAHMRAINLGDRPDRSVADAVGMSGQEIEEMYRLLAIAKYEDRYVIPTAAVGDAQRLEESALPDSCSLDYEDGPGMGGDGPFGQDSGRKQLPLVTIENFHALRDRQTADEQPSATEKDTL from the coding sequence ATGGCACAGATCGCGATGGTCATGAACCTCGACAAGTGCATCGGCTGCCACACCTGCTCCGTCACCTGCAAGCAGGCGTGGACCAATCGCGACGGCATGGAGTACGTCTGGTTCAACAACGTCGAGACCCGCCCCGGCCAGGGCTACCCGCGCCGCTACGAGGACCAGGAGAAGTGGCGCGGCGGCTGGGAGCTGAACAAACGGGGCGCCCTGAAGCTCAAGAACGGCGGGCGGATCAAGGCCCTCCTGGAGATCTTCTCCAACCCGAAGCTGCCGGAGATCAAGGACTACTACGAGCCCTGGACGTACGAGTACAAGAACCTCACCGACGCCCCCCTCGGCGACGACTACCCCGTCGCCGAACCGCGCTCACTGATCAGCGGCAAGCCCATGAAGATCGAGTGGTCCTCGAACTGGGACGACAACCTGGGCGGCGCCACCGAGTACGGCGACCTCGACCCGATGGTGGCCAAGACCCGCGAAAAGGCCGCGGAGAAGGTGAAGTTCGCCTTCGAGCAGACCTTCATGTTCTATCTGCCGCGGATCTGCGAGCACTGCCTGAACCCGGCGTGCGTGGCGTCCTGCCCGTCCGGCGCGATGTACAAGCGCGAGGAGGACGGCATCGTCCTCGTCGACCAGGACAGCTGCCGGGGCTGGCGCAAGTGCGTGACGGGCTGCCCGTACAAGAAGGTGTACTTCAACCACCGCACCGGCAAGGCCGAGAAGTGCACGATGTGCTACCCGCGCCTGGAGGTGGGTCTGCCCACCGTCTGCTCGGAGACCTGCGTGGGCCGCCTCCGCTACCTCGGGGTGATCCTCTACGACGCCGACAAGGTGACCGAGGCCGCGTCGGTCAAGGACGACAAGGCGTTGTACGAGGCGCAGTTGGGGGTCTTCCTCGACCCGGACGACCCCGAGGTGCGGCGCGAGGCCGAGAAGGCCGGGATCGGCCACGACTGGGTGGAGGCGGCACGCCGCTCCCCCGTGCACGCGCTGATCAGCAAGTACCAGGTGGCTCTTCCGCTGCATCCGGAGTACCGGACGATGCCGATGGTCTGGTACATCCCGCCGCTCTCCCCGGTCGTGGACGCGCTCAGCGAGACCGGGCACGACGGCGAGGACCTGGACAACCTCTTCGGGGCGATCGACACCCTGCGCATCCCGCTCGAATACCTGGCGGAGATCTTCACGGCCGGTGACGTGGGCCCGGTGCGGGCCTCCCTGGAGAAGCTGGCGGCGATGCGGGCGCACATGCGGGCCATCAACCTCGGTGACCGGCCCGACCGTTCGGTCGCCGACGCCGTGGGCATGTCGGGGCAGGAGATCGAGGAGATGTACCGGCTGCTCGCCATCGCCAAGTACGAGGACCGCTACGTCATCCCGACCGCCGCGGTCGGTGACGCGCAGCGCCTTGAGGAGTCCGCGCTGCCGGACTCGTGCAGCCTCGACTACGAGGACGGTCCGGGGATGGGCGGCGACGGTCCCTTCGGGCAGGACTCGGGCCGCAAGCAGCTCCCGCTGGTGACCATCGAGAACTTCCACGCCCTGCGGGACCGGCAGACCGCCGACGAGCAGCCGTCCGCCACCGAGAAGGACACACTGTGA
- a CDS encoding nitrate reductase subunit alpha, giving the protein MTETTEPGAALLRAGKFFRRGTAAPDLHSIGLVGGRDADAFYRDRWSHDKVVNSTHGVNCTGSCRWKVYVKDGIITWETQQTDYPSVGPDRPEYEPRGCPRGAAFSWYTYSPTRVRYPYLRGVLLEMYREAKSRLKDPVLAWADIQGDPERRRTYQQARGKGGLVRATWDEAVEIIAAAHVHTIKTHGPDRVAGFSPIPAMSMVSHAAGARFMSLIGAPMLSFYDWYADLPVASPQVFGDQTDVPESGDWWDAAYLMMWGSNVPVTRTPDAHWMAEARYRGQKVVVVAPDYADNAKFADEWLHPHPGTDGALAIAMGHVILKEFFVDRQTDFFTDYVRKFTDLPFLVTLTERDGAFVPSKFLRATDLGQSGEGGEWKTAVLDENTGHPAVPNGSLGFRWTDSGKGKWNLELGNIKPQLTLHDSDISTGVEVLLPRFDTEGGTHGQGRGEIVRRGVPATRLGGQDGPLVTTVFDLLLAQYGVGREGLPGEWPASYEDADAPGTPAWQEAHTSVPAAKAVKIAREFAKTAEQSRGRCMILMGAGTNHWFHSETIYRAFLALLQLTGCQGRNGGGWAHYVGQEKCRPATGWATLASANDWSRPPRQMIGAAYWFLNTDQWRYDKFAADVLASPLGEGRFAGMTGADCLALSARTGWMPSYPTFDRNSLDLGETSGASGDPVANVVDELKAGTLNFACEDPDAPENWPRVLTLWRANLLGSSAKGAEYFTKHLLGTHSSLRAEEAAPDERPSTVKWREEAPEGKLDLLVSLDFRQTSSTLLSDVVLPAATWYEKHDLSSTDMHPYVHSFTPAVDPPWQARTDFDTFKAIADRLSELSVDHLGTRKDVVATALQHDTPGETAQPGGVVLDWRKGECEAIPGKTMPGLTVVERDYTAIGAKFAALGPLAEKLGLPAKGIALRPDQEVDELRERNGVVRGGPADGRPALDTAVKAANTILALSGTTNGRLATQGFHTLEARTGQEMAHLAAEHEGKRITYADTQAAPVPVITSPEWSGSESGGRRYTAFTLNTEHLKPWHTLTGRQHFFLDHDWIHELGEAMPVYRPPLDMNRLFGEPRLGPDGEKEVTVRYLTPHNKWSIHSEYQDNLFMLSLSRGGQCIWMAPQDADAIGVKDNDWIEAVNRNGVVVARAVVSHRMPAGTVYMHHAQERTVNVPKAETTGKRGGIHNSLTRLILKPSHLIGGYAQLSWAFNYLGPTGNQRDEVTVIRRRSQEVQY; this is encoded by the coding sequence GTGACAGAGACGACCGAGCCCGGCGCCGCACTGCTGCGTGCGGGCAAGTTCTTCCGCCGCGGCACCGCCGCCCCCGACCTGCACAGCATCGGACTCGTCGGCGGCCGGGACGCGGACGCCTTCTACCGCGACCGGTGGAGCCACGACAAGGTCGTGAACTCGACGCACGGCGTGAACTGCACGGGCTCCTGCCGCTGGAAGGTGTACGTCAAGGACGGCATCATCACCTGGGAGACCCAGCAGACCGACTATCCCTCCGTCGGCCCCGACCGCCCCGAGTACGAGCCGCGCGGCTGCCCGCGCGGCGCCGCGTTCTCCTGGTACACGTACTCGCCGACCCGCGTGCGCTATCCGTACCTGCGCGGCGTGCTCCTGGAGATGTACCGCGAGGCGAAGTCCCGCCTGAAGGACCCGGTCCTTGCCTGGGCGGACATCCAGGGCGACCCGGAGCGGCGCAGGACATACCAACAGGCGCGCGGCAAGGGCGGGTTGGTACGGGCGACCTGGGACGAGGCCGTCGAGATCATCGCGGCGGCGCACGTCCACACGATCAAGACGCACGGCCCCGACCGGGTCGCGGGCTTCTCCCCCATCCCCGCGATGTCGATGGTGTCGCACGCGGCGGGCGCCCGCTTCATGTCGCTGATCGGCGCCCCGATGCTCTCCTTCTACGACTGGTACGCGGACCTGCCGGTCGCGTCCCCGCAGGTGTTCGGCGACCAGACCGACGTACCGGAGTCGGGTGACTGGTGGGACGCCGCGTATCTGATGATGTGGGGCTCGAACGTCCCGGTGACGCGGACGCCGGACGCACACTGGATGGCGGAGGCGCGCTACCGCGGCCAGAAGGTCGTGGTCGTCGCGCCCGACTACGCCGACAACGCCAAGTTCGCCGACGAGTGGCTGCACCCGCACCCCGGCACGGACGGCGCCCTCGCCATCGCGATGGGCCACGTCATCCTCAAGGAGTTCTTCGTCGACCGGCAGACGGACTTCTTCACCGACTACGTCCGCAAGTTCACCGACCTGCCCTTCCTGGTGACGCTGACCGAGCGCGACGGCGCGTTCGTCCCTTCGAAGTTCCTGCGCGCCACCGACCTGGGTCAGAGCGGCGAGGGCGGCGAATGGAAGACGGCCGTCCTGGACGAGAACACCGGGCATCCCGCCGTCCCGAACGGCTCCCTTGGCTTCCGCTGGACCGACTCCGGCAAGGGCAAGTGGAATCTGGAGCTCGGCAACATCAAGCCGCAGCTCACCCTGCACGACTCCGACATCTCCACGGGCGTCGAGGTGCTCCTCCCCCGCTTCGACACCGAGGGCGGCACGCACGGCCAGGGCCGCGGTGAGATCGTGCGCCGCGGGGTGCCCGCCACGCGGCTCGGCGGGCAGGACGGGCCGCTTGTCACGACGGTCTTCGACCTGCTGCTCGCGCAGTACGGTGTCGGGCGCGAGGGGCTGCCGGGCGAGTGGCCCGCTTCGTACGAGGACGCCGACGCACCCGGCACCCCGGCCTGGCAGGAGGCGCACACCTCGGTCCCGGCCGCGAAGGCCGTGAAGATCGCGCGGGAGTTCGCGAAGACCGCCGAGCAGTCGCGCGGCCGCTGCATGATCCTCATGGGGGCGGGGACCAACCACTGGTTCCACTCCGAGACGATCTACCGCGCCTTCCTCGCGCTGCTCCAGCTGACCGGCTGCCAGGGCCGCAACGGCGGCGGCTGGGCGCACTACGTGGGTCAGGAGAAGTGCCGCCCCGCGACCGGCTGGGCGACACTGGCGAGCGCCAACGACTGGAGCAGGCCGCCGCGGCAGATGATCGGCGCCGCGTACTGGTTCCTCAACACCGACCAGTGGCGCTACGACAAGTTCGCGGCGGACGTGCTCGCCTCGCCGCTGGGCGAGGGCCGGTTCGCGGGGATGACGGGCGCGGACTGCCTCGCGCTCTCGGCGCGCACCGGCTGGATGCCCTCGTACCCGACCTTCGACCGCAACTCCCTTGATCTGGGCGAGACTTCGGGGGCTTCGGGTGATCCCGTCGCCAATGTCGTCGACGAACTCAAGGCGGGCACCCTCAACTTCGCCTGCGAGGACCCGGACGCCCCGGAGAACTGGCCGCGCGTCCTGACCCTGTGGCGCGCCAATCTGCTCGGCTCGTCGGCCAAGGGCGCGGAGTACTTCACCAAGCATCTGCTCGGCACGCACTCCTCGCTGCGGGCCGAGGAGGCGGCGCCAGACGAGCGGCCCTCGACGGTGAAGTGGCGTGAGGAGGCCCCCGAGGGCAAGCTCGACCTGCTCGTCTCGCTGGACTTCCGGCAGACGTCGTCGACGCTCCTCTCGGACGTGGTGCTTCCCGCGGCGACCTGGTACGAGAAGCACGACCTGTCCTCGACGGACATGCACCCCTACGTCCACTCCTTCACCCCGGCCGTCGACCCGCCCTGGCAGGCCCGCACCGACTTCGACACGTTCAAGGCGATCGCGGACCGGCTCAGCGAGCTGTCCGTGGACCATCTCGGCACGCGCAAGGACGTCGTCGCCACCGCGCTCCAGCACGACACCCCCGGCGAGACGGCGCAGCCCGGCGGTGTCGTCCTGGACTGGCGCAAGGGCGAGTGCGAGGCGATCCCGGGCAAGACCATGCCGGGCCTGACGGTCGTCGAGCGGGACTACACGGCGATCGGCGCGAAGTTCGCGGCGCTCGGCCCGCTGGCGGAGAAGCTCGGCCTGCCCGCGAAGGGCATCGCCCTGCGGCCCGACCAGGAGGTCGACGAACTGCGCGAGCGCAACGGCGTCGTACGCGGCGGCCCCGCCGACGGACGCCCCGCCCTGGACACGGCGGTGAAGGCGGCGAACACCATCCTCGCCCTGTCCGGCACGACCAACGGCCGCCTCGCCACGCAGGGCTTCCACACCCTGGAGGCGCGCACCGGCCAGGAGATGGCGCACCTGGCCGCCGAGCACGAGGGCAAGCGCATCACGTACGCCGACACGCAGGCGGCCCCCGTCCCCGTGATCACCTCACCCGAGTGGTCCGGCAGCGAGTCGGGCGGGCGGCGCTACACGGCGTTCACGCTCAACACCGAGCACCTCAAGCCCTGGCACACGCTCACCGGACGCCAGCACTTCTTCCTCGACCACGACTGGATCCACGAGCTGGGCGAGGCGATGCCGGTCTACCGGCCGCCCCTGGACATGAACCGTCTCTTCGGGGAGCCACGCCTTGGCCCGGACGGCGAGAAGGAGGTGACGGTCCGTTATCTCACCCCGCACAACAAGTGGTCCATCCACTCCGAGTACCAGGACAACCTCTTCATGCTGTCCCTCTCGCGGGGCGGCCAGTGCATCTGGATGGCACCGCAGGACGCGGACGCGATCGGCGTGAAGGACAACGACTGGATCGAGGCGGTCAACCGCAACGGCGTGGTGGTCGCGCGCGCGGTGGTCTCGCACCGGATGCCGGCCGGCACGGTCTACATGCACCACGCGCAGGAGCGCACGGTGAACGTCCCCAAGGCGGAGACCACCGGCAAGCGCGGCGGCATCCACAACTCCCTGACCCGTCTGATCCTCAAGCCGTCCCATCTCATCGGCGGCTACGCCCAGTTGTCGTGGGCCTTCAACTACCTGGGTCCGACGGGCAACCAGCGCGACGAGGTGACGGTCATCCGCCGCCGCAGCCAGGAGGTTCAGTACTGA
- a CDS encoding class I SAM-dependent methyltransferase encodes MAHDHDHDHDHDHDHEHEHGHTHGHQHGHHHDDIDWATMGPMLERQAELAAPQNREIAAWLRTWQPEPALIADVGGGSGSISFLLAEIFPKAEVIAVDPAEPLLERARARATREGLTDRVSTLHAQLPEGIGELPHADLLWIGRALHHVGDQEAALAALADRLAPGGAIALLEGGLNSRSLPRDIGFGRPGLQTRFDLADDKWFTQMRAELPGAKSVTEDWPGLVAAAGLRHAGTRSFLLDLPAPLSDSARAHLVTELSRRREMHADTLDADDLTTVDRLLDANDEQSLHHRSDVFLLSVQTVHVGVKG; translated from the coding sequence ATGGCTCACGACCACGACCACGACCACGACCACGACCACGACCACGAGCACGAGCACGGTCACACCCACGGCCACCAGCACGGCCATCACCACGACGACATCGACTGGGCCACCATGGGCCCGATGCTGGAGCGCCAAGCGGAGCTCGCCGCCCCGCAGAACCGCGAGATCGCCGCGTGGCTGCGTACCTGGCAGCCGGAGCCGGCCCTGATCGCCGACGTGGGCGGCGGCTCGGGCAGCATCTCCTTCCTCCTCGCCGAGATCTTCCCCAAGGCCGAGGTGATCGCGGTGGACCCGGCGGAGCCGCTCCTGGAGCGCGCACGGGCGAGGGCCACCCGGGAGGGCCTGACGGACCGGGTCAGCACGCTGCACGCACAACTCCCCGAGGGAATCGGTGAGTTGCCGCACGCCGACCTCCTCTGGATCGGCAGGGCCCTGCACCACGTGGGCGACCAGGAGGCCGCGCTCGCCGCGCTCGCCGACCGCCTGGCGCCGGGCGGTGCGATCGCGCTCCTGGAGGGCGGCCTGAACTCCCGCAGCCTGCCCCGCGACATCGGCTTCGGCCGCCCTGGCCTCCAGACGCGCTTCGACCTGGCGGACGACAAGTGGTTCACGCAGATGCGCGCGGAGCTGCCGGGCGCGAAGTCGGTCACGGAGGACTGGCCCGGACTCGTCGCCGCGGCGGGCCTGCGCCACGCGGGCACCCGCTCGTTCCTCCTCGACCTGCCGGCGCCCCTGTCCGACTCGGCCCGCGCCCACCTCGTCACGGAGCTCTCCCGCCGCCGCGAGATGCACGCGGACACTCTCGACGCCGACGACCTGACCACCGTCGACCGCCTCCTGGACGCGAACGACGAGCAGAGCCTGCACCACCGGTCCGATGTGTTCCTGCTGTCGGTGCAGACGGTGCACGTGGGGGTCAAGGGCTAG
- a CDS encoding helix-turn-helix domain-containing protein yields MTTAASAKESTGVGPLLRGWRERRKVSQLDLALRADSSARHISFIETGRSRPSEEIVLRLAEHLDVPVRERNSLLLAAGYAPRFRETPLDDPSMGALREGIEQLLRGYEPYPALVVDATYDVVAANRGIAMILDGVPEHLLRPPLNAMRLTLHPEGLAPKIRNLREWRGHLLHQMERQIALQRSDALRAVYEEVAAYPVVDPGVDVFEEDGPRSAMPYFALPLRIEHDGHLLSFVSSISTFNTPMDVTVAELAIETLLPADPATVKYLQSSVS; encoded by the coding sequence ATGACAACTGCCGCGTCCGCCAAGGAAAGCACCGGTGTCGGCCCGCTCCTGCGCGGCTGGCGCGAGCGGCGCAAGGTGAGCCAGCTCGACCTGGCCCTGCGCGCGGACTCCTCGGCACGCCACATCAGCTTCATCGAGACCGGCAGGTCACGCCCGAGCGAGGAGATCGTCCTACGCCTCGCCGAGCACCTCGACGTACCCGTGCGGGAGCGCAACTCGCTGCTCCTGGCGGCCGGTTACGCCCCCCGGTTCCGCGAGACCCCGCTGGACGACCCCTCGATGGGCGCCCTGCGCGAGGGCATCGAGCAGCTCCTGCGCGGCTACGAGCCCTATCCCGCCCTGGTCGTCGACGCGACGTACGACGTGGTCGCCGCGAACCGAGGCATCGCGATGATCCTGGACGGCGTCCCCGAGCACCTTCTGCGGCCACCCCTGAACGCCATGCGGCTCACGCTCCACCCGGAGGGGCTCGCCCCCAAGATCCGCAACCTGCGCGAGTGGCGGGGGCACCTGCTGCACCAGATGGAGCGGCAGATCGCGCTGCAGCGGTCCGACGCGCTGCGCGCGGTGTACGAGGAGGTGGCGGCGTACCCGGTGGTGGATCCCGGGGTCGACGTCTTCGAGGAGGACGGACCGCGAAGCGCCATGCCGTACTTCGCGCTGCCGCTGCGCATCGAGCACGACGGGCACCTGCTCTCCTTCGTCTCGTCGATCTCGACCTTCAACACCCCCATGGACGTGACGGTCGCCGAGCTGGCCATCGAGACGCTCCTCCCGGCCGACCCGGCGACGGTCAAGTACCTCCAGTCCTCGGTGTCCTGA
- a CDS encoding 4a-hydroxytetrahydrobiopterin dehydratase, with amino-acid sequence MSVEPLSQKDVEERLAELPGWSLEGDRITRSFQLASHFAATAMVVHIAQIQEELGHHSDLKLGYNTVALSVNTHSAGGALTALDFELAGRVEELAVGHGAV; translated from the coding sequence ATGTCAGTCGAACCGCTGTCACAGAAGGACGTCGAGGAGCGCCTGGCGGAGCTGCCCGGCTGGTCGCTCGAAGGCGACAGGATCACCCGCTCCTTCCAGCTCGCCTCGCACTTCGCGGCGACCGCGATGGTCGTCCACATCGCGCAGATCCAGGAAGAGCTCGGCCACCACTCCGACCTGAAGCTCGGCTACAACACCGTCGCGCTGTCCGTGAACACGCACAGCGCCGGCGGCGCGCTCACCGCCCTCGACTTCGAACTCGCGGGCAGGGTCGAGGAGTTGGCGGTCGGGCACGGGGCGGTCTGA
- the narI gene encoding respiratory nitrate reductase subunit gamma → MRTLLWGVIPYVAVVLLVAGLLWRYRYDKFGWTTRSSQVYESKLLNIASPMFHYGILFVLVGHLVGLFVPESWTEKVGVKEHTYHLFSLYGGTAAGILLVLGILLLLYRRRTNAPVFRATTANDKLMYLVLFAAIVLGMVAKLTHASGDGYNYRESIAPWARSLFTLRPDTELMAGVPVLYQIHALVGLALFALIPFTRLVHMFSAPVQYLFRPYVVYRSKDPRRVGPRPERRGWEKTGS, encoded by the coding sequence ATGAGAACACTGCTGTGGGGTGTCATCCCGTACGTGGCCGTGGTCCTCCTGGTGGCGGGCCTCCTGTGGCGCTACCGCTACGACAAGTTCGGCTGGACGACGCGCTCCTCCCAGGTGTACGAGTCGAAGCTCCTGAACATCGCGTCGCCGATGTTCCACTACGGCATCCTCTTCGTCCTCGTCGGGCATCTGGTGGGGCTCTTCGTCCCGGAGTCGTGGACGGAGAAGGTGGGCGTGAAGGAGCACACGTACCACCTGTTCTCGCTGTACGGCGGCACCGCGGCGGGCATCCTGCTGGTGCTCGGCATCCTGCTGCTGCTCTACCGGCGGCGCACGAACGCGCCGGTGTTCCGGGCGACGACCGCCAACGACAAGCTGATGTATCTCGTGCTCTTCGCGGCGATCGTGCTCGGCATGGTCGCCAAGCTGACGCACGCGTCGGGCGACGGCTACAACTACCGCGAATCCATTGCCCCTTGGGCGCGGAGCCTGTTCACCCTGCGGCCCGACACGGAGCTGATGGCGGGGGTTCCCGTCCTGTACCAGATCCATGCGCTGGTCGGCCTCGCGCTGTTCGCGCTGATTCCGTTCACACGGCTGGTGCACATGTTCAGCGCGCCGGTGCAGTACCTGTTCCGGCCGTACGTCGTGTACCGGAGCAAGGACCCGCGCAGGGTGGGGCCGCGTCCGGAGCGGCGGGGGTGGGAGAAGACGGGGTCCTGA
- a CDS encoding winged helix-turn-helix transcriptional regulator, producing MGTKQFSGHPDEADLTRADSLAREIFSGVANKWALLIINALADRTLRFTEVRAAVDGISHKMLTQTLRGLERDGVVHRTVYATVPPRVEYRLTEAGEGLLATVDGMCAWTHRYLAEIEAARSRFDARS from the coding sequence ATGGGGACCAAGCAGTTCAGCGGCCATCCCGACGAAGCGGACCTCACGCGCGCCGACTCCCTGGCCCGCGAGATCTTCTCGGGTGTGGCCAACAAGTGGGCGCTCCTGATCATCAACGCCCTGGCCGACCGGACGCTGCGCTTCACCGAGGTGCGGGCCGCGGTGGACGGCATCAGCCACAAGATGCTCACCCAGACCCTGCGCGGCCTGGAGCGCGACGGCGTCGTGCACCGCACGGTGTACGCCACCGTGCCGCCACGCGTCGAGTACCGCCTGACCGAGGCGGGCGAGGGGCTGCTCGCCACGGTCGACGGCATGTGCGCCTGGACGCACCGGTACCTCGCCGAGATCGAGGCCGCCCGCAGCCGCTTCGACGCGCGGTCCTAG